A stretch of Paraburkholderia phenazinium DNA encodes these proteins:
- a CDS encoding phosphocholine-specific phospholipase C, with amino-acid sequence MTSNSRRDFLRAAAQAAGAATALGAVPMGIRSALAIPAHNATGTIEDVQHIVVFMQENRSFDNYFGSLRGVRGFGDTRPIPLTTGKSVFFQPANNADGYVLPFRPNLPNLGLQFVQDLDHSWPGTHAAWNSGRYDQWVPVKGTTTMFHLTREDIPFHYQLADSFTICDAYHCAAMTPTDPNRYYMWTGWVGNDGTGGGPVIDNAEAGYSWSTFPEKLEAAGISWKVYQDMGSGLNPSTGWGDDENPFIGNFGDTSLLFFKQYQNAQPGSPLFEKARTGTQVEVSGTYFDILRKDVQNNTLPQVSYIVAPEAFSEHGNWPPNYGAWYVDQVLQALTSNPEVWSKTVLLLTYDENDGLFDHMPPPYASSTPATGLSTVSTANEFFAGSSGNQPGPYGLGPRVPMIAISPWSKGGYVCSEVFDHTSIIRFIQKRFGHGNSLEEPNITAWRRTVCGDLTSIFNFRNPNDGFPQLPPTSFPADKNRHPDVVPVVPSSQSLPKQESGVRPARALPYEFFVRGGVSGQGNAFRLHMTNTGRAGVNFQVYSGNATDLPRSYTVEAGKDLSDELMLAPGGSYDFSVFGPNGYLRRFVGKANSTGEQQTAFQIADGYDVANGNLQLRLTNPGKERSVFKVESAYNSPMSGDLSVRGGDVSVLMIDLRNSFGWYDLTVTINADANALWRIAGHVETGRDSVSDPALGG; translated from the coding sequence ATGACATCAAACAGTCGACGTGATTTCCTGCGAGCCGCTGCGCAAGCGGCCGGTGCGGCCACCGCACTGGGTGCAGTACCTATGGGTATCCGCAGTGCACTGGCGATACCTGCGCACAATGCGACCGGCACGATCGAAGACGTACAGCACATCGTTGTCTTCATGCAAGAAAATCGTTCTTTCGATAACTACTTCGGGTCACTGCGCGGCGTGCGCGGCTTCGGCGACACACGTCCGATTCCACTGACTACCGGCAAGTCTGTATTCTTCCAGCCCGCCAACAACGCGGATGGTTATGTCTTGCCTTTCCGCCCCAATCTTCCGAACCTCGGTCTGCAGTTCGTGCAGGATCTGGACCATAGCTGGCCTGGCACGCATGCGGCATGGAACAGCGGCCGCTACGACCAGTGGGTGCCGGTCAAGGGCACGACGACGATGTTCCATCTGACGCGCGAGGACATCCCGTTTCACTATCAGCTAGCTGACTCATTTACGATTTGTGACGCCTATCATTGCGCGGCCATGACGCCGACCGACCCGAACCGCTACTACATGTGGACGGGCTGGGTAGGCAACGACGGAACCGGCGGCGGCCCCGTGATCGATAACGCCGAGGCTGGTTACTCATGGAGCACGTTCCCGGAAAAGCTTGAGGCTGCCGGCATATCGTGGAAGGTATACCAGGACATGGGTTCCGGTCTGAATCCGTCGACCGGCTGGGGCGACGACGAGAACCCCTTCATCGGCAACTTCGGAGATACCTCGCTTCTGTTCTTCAAGCAGTATCAGAACGCACAACCTGGCAGTCCGTTGTTCGAAAAGGCACGCACGGGTACACAGGTCGAAGTGAGCGGGACCTACTTCGATATCCTCAGAAAGGACGTGCAAAACAATACGTTGCCTCAGGTTTCGTACATCGTGGCCCCGGAAGCGTTTTCGGAACACGGCAACTGGCCACCGAACTACGGCGCATGGTATGTCGACCAGGTCCTTCAGGCACTTACGTCCAATCCGGAAGTATGGAGCAAGACGGTACTGCTTTTGACCTACGACGAGAACGACGGCCTGTTCGATCATATGCCGCCGCCGTATGCGTCGTCCACGCCTGCAACAGGCCTTTCTACCGTCTCCACAGCGAACGAGTTTTTCGCGGGTTCGAGCGGCAATCAACCTGGTCCCTACGGTCTTGGGCCACGCGTACCGATGATTGCCATCTCGCCATGGTCAAAGGGTGGTTACGTGTGCTCGGAAGTCTTCGATCACACATCGATCATCCGGTTTATCCAGAAGCGTTTTGGGCACGGTAACAGCCTGGAGGAGCCGAACATCACGGCATGGCGCCGCACGGTCTGCGGAGACCTGACATCGATTTTCAACTTCAGGAACCCTAACGACGGCTTCCCGCAACTGCCACCCACCTCGTTTCCAGCGGACAAGAACCGTCATCCGGATGTGGTACCTGTCGTGCCGAGCAGTCAGTCGCTGCCGAAACAGGAATCTGGTGTACGGCCGGCACGCGCACTGCCGTACGAGTTTTTCGTTCGCGGCGGCGTGAGCGGGCAAGGCAACGCGTTCCGTTTGCACATGACGAACACGGGGCGCGCGGGTGTCAACTTCCAGGTCTATTCGGGTAATGCGACGGATCTGCCGCGCAGCTATACGGTTGAAGCAGGTAAGGATCTTTCGGACGAGTTGATGCTCGCTCCGGGAGGAAGCTACGACTTTTCCGTGTTCGGACCCAACGGCTATCTGCGCCGCTTTGTGGGCAAAGCAAACTCTACAGGGGAGCAACAAACAGCGTTTCAGATTGCCGACGGCTACGATGTCGCAAACGGCAATCTGCAACTGCGTCTGACAAACCCGGGTAAAGAGCGGTCCGTTTTCAAGGTCGAGAGTGCCTACAACTCGCCGATGAGCGGCGATCTCAGCGTGCGTGGCGGCGATGTCAGCGTTCTGATGATTGATCTGCGAAATTCATTCGGCTGGTACGACCTGACAGTGACGATCAACGCGGATGCGAATGCCCTGTGGCGCATTGCCGGTCACGTAGAAACCGGGCGTGACAGCGTATCGGATCCAGCGCTTGGAGGGTGA
- the cobU gene encoding bifunctional adenosylcobinamide kinase/adenosylcobinamide-phosphate guanylyltransferase, with product MIPHDLTFVLGGARSGKSVHAEQLAINSLRPVTYIATAQRVGDVEFAARIAHHRARRPAHWQLLEASVDLAGAVAQTDAPGHCILIDCLTLWLVNLLCPPDGTEPRDDYLARVAAFEAVLGSAKGTIIVVSNEIGLGVVPLGAATRLYVDELGRLNQRVAALSTQVTMMVAGLPLALKTAAR from the coding sequence ATGATTCCTCACGATCTAACATTCGTTCTCGGCGGTGCCCGCTCGGGCAAGAGCGTGCACGCCGAGCAACTCGCAATCAACAGCTTGCGGCCCGTCACGTACATCGCAACCGCGCAACGCGTAGGCGACGTGGAATTCGCCGCCCGCATCGCCCATCATCGCGCGCGGCGTCCGGCGCACTGGCAGTTGCTCGAGGCCTCGGTGGACCTCGCCGGCGCCGTCGCGCAAACTGACGCGCCCGGCCACTGCATCCTGATCGACTGCCTGACCCTGTGGCTCGTCAATCTGCTGTGCCCGCCGGATGGCACCGAACCCCGCGACGATTACCTCGCACGTGTCGCCGCGTTCGAGGCCGTGCTCGGCTCGGCCAAAGGCACGATCATCGTCGTCAGCAACGAGATCGGGCTGGGCGTCGTGCCGCTGGGCGCGGCGACGCGTCTCTACGTCGATGAACTCGGACGTCTCAACCAGCGCGTCGCTGCCTTGAGCACCCAGGTCACGATGATGGTCGCGGGCCTGCCGCTCGCACTCAAGACCGCGGCCCGCTAA
- the cbiB gene encoding adenosylcobinamide-phosphate synthase CbiB codes for MLSLPLIATLATAGVCVDRWLGEPGTAHPLVGFGKFAMGIEARLNTGRHGRLFGILAWALAVLPPVLIAVWLVTVLPFMLTCAVHVLLLWFALGARSLNDHIAPIARALAQHDLAEARRLTARIVSRETAHADESALARAAVESALENGNDAIFGALFWFAVGGGPGALAFRLANTLDAMWGYRTPRYLRFGWAAARIDDVLNWIPARLTAASYALLGDTRTAWRCWREQAPRWDSPNAGPVMASGAGSLNVLLGGAAVYHGTIEARPTLGAGQAAGTAHIGAALRLVERTVILWLALLIVLALMSVPFHG; via the coding sequence ATGCTGTCGCTCCCCCTGATCGCCACGCTGGCCACCGCCGGCGTCTGCGTAGATCGCTGGCTCGGCGAACCCGGCACCGCACATCCGCTGGTAGGCTTTGGCAAGTTCGCCATGGGTATCGAAGCGCGCCTGAACACCGGGCGGCACGGGCGGCTCTTCGGCATTCTCGCCTGGGCGCTTGCAGTGCTGCCTCCGGTGCTGATCGCCGTATGGCTGGTCACCGTGCTGCCGTTCATGCTGACTTGCGCGGTGCACGTCCTGCTGCTGTGGTTCGCGCTCGGCGCCCGGAGCCTCAACGATCACATTGCGCCGATTGCCCGTGCGCTCGCTCAGCACGACCTCGCCGAAGCGCGACGCCTGACCGCGCGCATCGTCTCACGCGAAACCGCGCATGCGGACGAGTCGGCACTTGCGCGTGCCGCCGTCGAATCAGCCCTCGAAAACGGCAACGACGCAATCTTCGGCGCACTGTTCTGGTTCGCCGTCGGCGGCGGTCCGGGCGCGCTCGCATTTCGCCTGGCCAATACGCTCGACGCCATGTGGGGTTACCGCACGCCGCGTTATCTGCGTTTCGGCTGGGCCGCCGCGCGCATCGACGACGTGCTGAACTGGATTCCTGCGCGCCTGACTGCCGCAAGCTATGCGCTGCTCGGCGACACGCGCACCGCGTGGCGCTGCTGGCGCGAGCAGGCGCCGCGCTGGGACAGTCCCAATGCGGGACCGGTCATGGCGTCGGGGGCAGGCAGCCTCAACGTGCTGCTCGGCGGAGCCGCCGTGTATCACGGCACCATCGAAGCACGCCCGACGCTCGGCGCGGGGCAAGCCGCCGGCACTGCGCATATCGGCGCTGCGCTGCGACTGGTCGAACGCACGGTGATACTGTGGCTCGCGCTGCTGATCGTACTCGCCTTGATGAGCGTGCCGTTTCATGGCTAA
- a CDS encoding cobalamin-binding protein, with protein MANSRSASLACAVLAACAFASRAHATVSATDDTGATVSLAAPAQRVISLAPHVTELIYAAGGGAKLVGTVSYSDYPPSAQKVPRVGDNKALDLERIVALKPDLIVVWRHGNAQAQLERLRELHIPLFFSEPHQLDDVAVTLTRLGSLLGTSGTADAAASAYRADIERLRARYANRPPVSVFYEVWDQPLMTLNGTHMISDVITLCGGRNVFAQLAPLVPTVSTEAVIAANPEAIVTASAGATKPDAPLAKLDSWHTWPSLTAVARNNLFAIDGDLIDRPAPRIAQGAEQLCEDLEVARSRRPAAGKQ; from the coding sequence ATGGCTAATTCACGCTCTGCCTCGCTTGCCTGCGCAGTTCTTGCCGCCTGCGCTTTCGCATCACGCGCGCACGCAACCGTCAGCGCAACCGACGACACCGGCGCCACCGTCTCGCTTGCCGCTCCGGCCCAACGCGTGATCAGCCTCGCACCGCACGTGACCGAACTGATCTACGCAGCGGGCGGCGGCGCGAAACTGGTGGGCACGGTGTCGTACAGCGACTACCCGCCCTCAGCGCAAAAGGTGCCGCGTGTCGGCGACAACAAGGCGCTCGACCTCGAACGCATCGTCGCGCTGAAACCCGATCTGATCGTCGTCTGGCGGCACGGCAACGCGCAGGCCCAGCTCGAGCGCCTGCGCGAACTGCATATACCGCTTTTCTTCAGCGAACCGCATCAACTCGATGACGTCGCGGTGACCCTCACCCGGCTCGGCAGCTTGCTGGGCACATCGGGCACTGCAGATGCAGCAGCAAGCGCGTACCGCGCGGACATCGAACGCCTACGCGCCCGCTATGCGAACCGTCCGCCCGTCAGCGTGTTCTATGAGGTCTGGGATCAACCGCTAATGACGCTCAACGGCACGCATATGATCAGCGACGTAATTACGCTATGCGGTGGCCGCAATGTGTTTGCGCAACTCGCGCCGCTGGTGCCGACGGTGTCGACCGAGGCGGTGATCGCGGCCAACCCGGAGGCGATTGTGACTGCCTCGGCAGGCGCAACGAAGCCCGACGCCCCGTTGGCAAAACTGGACTCATGGCACACCTGGCCGAGCCTCACAGCGGTGGCGCGCAACAACCTGTTCGCGATCGACGGCGATCTGATCGATCGTCCTGCGCCTCGCATTGCACAAGGCGCCGAGCAGCTTTGCGAGGATCTGGAGGTAGCGCGCTCACGCAGGCCAGCAGCGGGCAAACAGTGA
- a CDS encoding LacI family DNA-binding transcriptional regulator yields the protein MNARASRATMTDVAREAGVSASTASRVVYNNGYVSEENRARVLAAVEKVGYRPNIQARSLRNQRSYTLGLVIDSATNNAHFAHISHAMRMEAAAAGYSLLTVDHEYNVDLERDGLKHLLDHNVEAIVVCHPFILENYDIVRDAGIPLIQIERDNLGEVHRVGIDPTPGIEEAVRHLVRFGHRSIGYISGTSTREAGPHRNSSVEECRIASFTKALLQHDVDHKHCTIRTVPYDLVIPNAPLHGYTLGIELLSRPHYPTALIVGADVLAAGILQAAQELNIAVPQRLSLIGFDDSIARFLAPPLATIVQPYTDIARHVLDITSGLGTPTPGSLQQRIAKTHFLPRRSTGTVAL from the coding sequence ATGAACGCACGAGCCAGTCGCGCAACGATGACGGACGTCGCCCGGGAGGCCGGCGTCTCCGCTTCGACCGCGTCACGAGTCGTTTACAACAACGGGTATGTTTCCGAAGAGAACCGGGCGCGGGTGCTGGCAGCCGTCGAAAAGGTCGGCTACAGACCCAACATTCAGGCTAGAAGCCTTCGGAACCAGCGTAGTTACACCCTCGGCCTTGTGATCGACTCCGCGACCAACAACGCGCACTTCGCACACATCTCACACGCGATGCGCATGGAGGCCGCCGCCGCAGGTTATTCGCTGTTGACTGTCGATCATGAATATAACGTTGACCTCGAACGGGACGGGCTCAAACATCTGCTCGACCACAATGTCGAAGCAATTGTCGTGTGCCACCCATTCATTTTGGAGAACTACGATATCGTCCGCGACGCAGGGATTCCACTCATCCAGATTGAGCGCGACAACCTTGGCGAAGTGCATCGGGTCGGCATTGACCCCACACCTGGAATTGAAGAGGCGGTCAGGCATCTGGTCAGGTTCGGTCACCGGTCCATCGGGTATATAAGCGGCACCAGCACGAGAGAGGCGGGTCCCCACAGAAACTCAAGCGTCGAAGAATGCCGCATTGCTTCGTTTACCAAGGCACTGCTGCAACATGATGTAGACCATAAGCACTGCACAATCAGAACTGTGCCTTATGACCTTGTGATTCCGAACGCACCGCTTCATGGATACACGCTTGGCATCGAACTACTGTCGCGCCCACACTATCCCACGGCGCTAATCGTCGGCGCCGATGTTCTTGCCGCCGGCATTCTTCAGGCAGCGCAGGAGTTGAACATTGCAGTGCCGCAACGGCTGTCGCTCATTGGCTTCGACGACAGCATTGCGAGATTCCTCGCCCCTCCGCTTGCGACCATTGTGCAACCGTACACTGACATCGCTCGCCACGTCCTCGATATAACGTCCGGTCTCGGCACGCCCACTCCAGGCTCTCTCCAGCAGCGAATCGCCAAAACTCACTTTCTGCCGAGACGGTCTACTGGAACCGTAGCCCTATAA
- a CDS encoding sugar phosphate isomerase/epimerase family protein, producing the protein MKKSYPLSFQMFSARDTVPLKTQLAELAKLGYENVEPFGALYADPIEFRKELDANGLSALSGHFDLSMLEADTEKAIHIANTLGIEIVIAPWLDPSLRPTDANGWKALGARLAVLQKKFAKAGLTFAWHTHDFEFIRLPDGSFPVEHIFEGNSVGLELDVAWVIRAAADPLVWLEKYSDRLVAVHVKDIAPQGQNLEQDGWADLGVGVVDWKRIWPVVNRAEPRVAVLEHDRPGDWIRFAKNSAAAFRALVSE; encoded by the coding sequence ATGAAAAAATCCTATCCACTGTCTTTTCAGATGTTTTCAGCGCGCGATACCGTTCCGCTAAAGACTCAGCTTGCTGAGCTTGCGAAGCTGGGCTACGAGAACGTAGAGCCATTTGGTGCCCTATACGCCGACCCCATTGAGTTTCGCAAGGAACTGGACGCCAACGGCTTGTCGGCGCTCAGTGGTCACTTTGATCTGTCGATGCTCGAAGCCGATACAGAGAAAGCGATTCACATTGCCAATACTCTTGGTATCGAGATTGTGATTGCGCCATGGCTCGACCCGTCATTGCGCCCAACGGATGCGAACGGATGGAAGGCTTTGGGAGCACGGCTGGCCGTCCTTCAAAAGAAGTTCGCCAAGGCCGGTCTGACGTTTGCCTGGCACACCCATGACTTTGAGTTCATCCGGCTACCGGATGGTTCGTTTCCGGTTGAGCACATCTTTGAAGGCAACAGCGTCGGCCTGGAGCTTGATGTGGCGTGGGTTATCCGGGCAGCTGCCGACCCGCTGGTATGGCTCGAGAAGTACTCGGACCGTCTGGTGGCGGTGCATGTGAAAGACATCGCGCCGCAGGGCCAGAACCTTGAACAGGATGGATGGGCTGACCTCGGAGTGGGTGTGGTGGACTGGAAGCGTATCTGGCCCGTGGTCAACCGCGCGGAGCCGCGCGTGGCTGTTCTCGAACACGACCGTCCTGGCGACTGGATCAGGTTTGCAAAGAACAGCGCGGCAGCTTTCCGGGCTCTTGTCAGCGAGTGA
- a CDS encoding tannase/feruloyl esterase family alpha/beta hydrolase encodes MITLVVASAASTCGIGATLPAARSGACERLQGFVVPASEIGLPTSGASVTAVKEVAASGSGSAALPDYCEVTGKISPVDRSAPDIDFAVALPAQWNDKVVMFGGGGFDGTIPDVTGNVPNGPVDKLVPLGRGYATFASDSGHQANALASQDGSFGLSDEAVRNFGGDAIKKTRDAAFAIIKARYAHAPREAYFAGDSTGGREAVTAIQRWPSDWDGAIAWYPAWNDAAALLAGQRMNRALAKPDAYLSTGKREAVYDAAMEACDALDGVVDGLISNQQECNARFDPSTATLHGAPLRCPKGADTGDNCLSDAQIEALKTINTPTYLRFQLADGETEYPGYNVWGADLGITTRTSPIEPEVTFLAFGTSQPANPMPLTAPYVSVLTDQWFKYSVTRDPSFDSLALDPEQPGVWANRINQLSEELDASTDISAFRARGGKLLLVHGIADVLVSTRATEEYYRRLQAQFGIDQVDSFVRFYEIPGLGHAVSSTFNATWDSLSALEQWVEKGRAPVDQVTTDTAGVPGRTRPLCDFPKWPRYRSGDVNLAASFKCVE; translated from the coding sequence ATGATCACGCTCGTCGTCGCCTCGGCGGCCTCGACCTGCGGCATTGGCGCGACCTTGCCTGCAGCCCGCTCAGGTGCGTGCGAACGCCTCCAGGGTTTTGTTGTGCCTGCCTCCGAGATCGGCTTGCCAACGTCTGGCGCGAGCGTAACTGCGGTCAAAGAGGTCGCCGCCAGTGGCAGCGGTTCAGCGGCGTTGCCCGACTACTGTGAGGTGACGGGCAAGATCTCGCCTGTCGACAGGTCGGCTCCCGATATCGACTTCGCGGTTGCATTGCCTGCGCAATGGAACGACAAGGTCGTCATGTTCGGCGGTGGAGGCTTTGACGGGACCATCCCTGATGTCACAGGCAATGTGCCCAACGGCCCTGTCGACAAACTCGTGCCGCTCGGTCGTGGCTACGCGACGTTCGCGAGCGACTCCGGCCATCAGGCGAATGCGCTGGCTTCCCAGGACGGGAGTTTCGGCTTGAGCGACGAGGCAGTGAGGAATTTCGGCGGCGACGCGATCAAGAAGACGCGCGATGCGGCGTTTGCGATTATCAAGGCTCGCTACGCGCATGCTCCTCGCGAAGCCTATTTCGCAGGCGATTCGACTGGCGGAAGGGAAGCCGTGACGGCAATCCAGCGCTGGCCCTCGGACTGGGACGGCGCGATTGCATGGTACCCGGCATGGAACGACGCAGCAGCACTGCTAGCAGGTCAGCGTATGAATCGCGCGCTGGCGAAACCTGATGCCTACCTTTCCACGGGGAAAAGGGAGGCCGTGTACGACGCTGCGATGGAGGCCTGCGATGCGCTTGATGGCGTTGTCGATGGCCTGATCAGCAATCAGCAGGAATGCAACGCGCGCTTCGATCCATCAACCGCTACCCTTCACGGTGCTCCGTTGCGCTGCCCGAAAGGGGCGGACACCGGCGACAATTGCCTGTCGGACGCGCAGATCGAGGCCTTGAAGACAATCAATACGCCAACCTACTTGCGTTTCCAGCTCGCCGATGGTGAGACAGAGTACCCCGGCTACAACGTCTGGGGCGCCGATCTTGGCATAACGACCCGTACTTCACCCATAGAGCCCGAGGTCACGTTCCTCGCATTCGGAACCTCCCAGCCGGCGAATCCGATGCCCCTGACAGCACCGTACGTCAGCGTCCTGACCGACCAGTGGTTCAAATACTCCGTTACGCGCGACCCCAGCTTCGACTCGCTGGCACTCGATCCGGAGCAGCCGGGTGTGTGGGCCAACCGTATCAATCAGCTGAGTGAAGAGCTCGATGCGAGCACCGATATTTCCGCTTTCCGGGCACGTGGCGGGAAGCTTCTGCTCGTGCATGGCATAGCTGACGTCCTGGTCAGTACGCGCGCCACTGAGGAATACTATCGGCGGCTTCAGGCGCAGTTCGGCATCGATCAGGTCGATTCGTTCGTGCGTTTCTATGAGATTCCCGGCCTGGGCCACGCGGTAAGCAGTACTTTCAATGCAACGTGGGATTCGTTGTCGGCACTTGAGCAATGGGTGGAAAAAGGCAGGGCGCCGGTGGACCAGGTAACGACCGATACCGCGGGCGTTCCCGGGCGCACGCGACCGCTGTGTGATTTCCCCAAATGGCCGCGGTACCGGAGCGGCGACGTCAATCTCGCCGCTTCGTTCAAGTGCGTTGAATGA
- the bamA gene encoding outer membrane protein assembly factor BamA: protein MKVKILLSRCVRALTLVGLSASTMSANAADSFVVRDIRLEGLQRVEPNTVFSYLPIKRGDIFTGDKASAAIRALYATGFFNDVRISAEGDVVVVQVEERPAIGTIDFSGLHEFDKDNLNKALNSVGLSLGRYYDKSLVDRAEQELKRQYLTRGFYAAEVTTTVTPIDRDRVGLLFSVIEGPSAKIRQVNFIGNKVFSDGTLHDEMQQSTPNWFSWYSKNDLYSKDKLTTDLENLRSYYLDRGYLEFNIDSTQVSLSPDKKDMYLTLTLHEGEPYTISGIRLSGNLLDRQAELTKLVKIKPGDRFSAAKLKAATKAVVDKLGEYGYAFATVNAEPQIDQQHHTVDLTLQVDPSRRVYVRNINIVGNTRTRDEVIRREMRQLESSWFDSSRLALSKDRINRLGYFTDVDVTTVPVEGTADEVDIAVKVTEKPTGSVTLGLGYGSGEGPIISAGVSQDNVFGSGTSLAVNVNTATTFRTLTVTQVDPYFTVDGIKRITDVYYRTSEPLVFSSVNDTSFRIITVGADLKFGIPFSEADMVYFGLGIEQNRLDVDSTTPQSYIDYVNSFGRVSNNVPLTIGWSRDNRDSALVPSRGYFTQANAEYGSPLGSTPYYKADLQAQYYYSFSKGFVLGLNFQGGYGNGLDGKPFPIFKNYYAGGIGSVRGYEPSSLGPRDATTGDPIGGSKLLVGNIELTFPLPGTGYDRTLRVFSFFDGGNVWGNEGNSTGANGLRYAYGAGLAWISPIGPLKLSLGFPLVKHAGDQYQKFQFQIGTAF from the coding sequence ATGAAAGTAAAAATCTTGTTGTCCCGCTGCGTGAGGGCATTGACCCTCGTTGGTTTAAGCGCGTCAACAATGTCGGCAAATGCCGCTGACTCATTCGTGGTTCGCGACATCCGGCTCGAAGGCTTGCAACGTGTCGAGCCAAACACAGTCTTCTCCTATCTGCCCATCAAACGGGGCGACATCTTCACTGGCGACAAGGCGTCCGCCGCGATCCGCGCGCTGTACGCAACGGGCTTCTTCAACGACGTCAGGATTTCTGCCGAAGGCGATGTCGTCGTCGTGCAGGTCGAGGAACGTCCCGCCATCGGCACGATCGATTTCTCGGGCCTGCACGAATTCGACAAGGACAACCTGAACAAGGCGCTGAACTCGGTCGGTTTGTCGCTCGGCCGCTATTACGACAAGTCGCTCGTCGACCGCGCCGAGCAGGAGCTCAAGCGCCAGTACCTGACCCGCGGCTTCTATGCCGCCGAAGTCACGACCACGGTCACGCCGATCGACCGCGACCGCGTCGGCCTGCTGTTCTCGGTGATCGAAGGTCCGAGCGCGAAGATTCGCCAGGTCAACTTCATCGGCAACAAGGTGTTCAGCGACGGCACGCTGCACGACGAAATGCAGCAGTCCACGCCAAACTGGTTCTCGTGGTACTCCAAGAACGACCTGTACTCGAAAGACAAGCTGACCACCGACCTCGAAAACCTGCGCTCGTATTACCTCGACCGCGGCTACCTCGAGTTCAACATCGATTCGACCCAGGTCTCGCTGTCGCCGGACAAGAAGGACATGTACCTCACGCTCACGCTGCATGAGGGCGAGCCGTACACAATTTCGGGCATCCGTCTGTCCGGCAACCTGCTCGATCGCCAGGCAGAGCTGACGAAACTCGTCAAGATCAAACCGGGCGACCGATTTTCCGCTGCCAAGCTGAAGGCTGCCACGAAGGCCGTGGTCGACAAGCTCGGTGAATACGGTTATGCGTTCGCAACCGTGAACGCGGAGCCGCAGATCGACCAGCAACACCATACAGTCGACCTGACGCTGCAGGTGGATCCGAGCCGCCGCGTGTACGTGCGGAACATCAACATCGTGGGCAACACCCGCACGCGCGACGAAGTGATCCGCCGCGAAATGCGTCAGCTCGAAAGCTCGTGGTTCGATTCGAGTCGCCTTGCGCTGTCGAAAGACCGGATCAACCGTCTCGGCTACTTCACGGATGTCGACGTCACCACCGTGCCAGTCGAAGGCACCGCCGACGAAGTCGATATTGCCGTCAAGGTGACGGAAAAGCCGACCGGTTCCGTTACTCTCGGTCTTGGCTACGGTTCCGGCGAAGGCCCGATCATCTCAGCGGGCGTGTCGCAGGACAACGTGTTCGGTTCGGGCACGAGCCTCGCGGTGAACGTGAATACCGCAACGACGTTCCGTACGCTGACGGTCACACAGGTCGACCCGTACTTCACAGTGGACGGCATCAAGCGTATTACCGACGTCTACTACCGCACCAGCGAACCACTCGTTTTCTCCAGCGTTAACGACACAAGCTTTCGCATCATTACGGTCGGCGCCGACCTGAAGTTCGGCATCCCGTTCTCCGAAGCCGACATGGTGTACTTCGGTCTCGGCATCGAGCAGAACCGTCTCGACGTCGACTCGACCACACCGCAAAGCTACATTGACTACGTCAACTCCTTCGGGCGCGTGTCGAACAACGTGCCGCTGACGATCGGGTGGTCGCGTGACAATCGCGACAGCGCACTGGTGCCGAGCCGCGGTTACTTCACGCAGGCCAACGCAGAATACGGCTCGCCTCTGGGCAGTACACCTTACTATAAGGCCGACCTTCAGGCGCAGTACTACTACTCGTTTTCGAAAGGCTTCGTGCTGGGCCTGAACTTCCAGGGTGGTTACGGTAACGGTCTCGACGGCAAGCCGTTCCCGATCTTCAAGAACTACTACGCCGGCGGTATCGGTTCGGTGCGCGGCTACGAGCCGAGCTCGCTGGGTCCGCGCGATGCGACCACCGGCGATCCGATCGGCGGTTCGAAGCTGCTGGTCGGCAACATCGAACTGACCTTCCCGCTGCCGGGTACTGGCTACGATCGCACGCTGCGCGTATTCTCATTCTTCGACGGCGGCAACGTCTGGGGCAACGAAGGCAACAGTACCGGCGCGAACGGTCTGCGTTATGCGTACGGTGCGGGTCTCGCGTGGATCTCGCCGATCGGGCCGCTCAAGCTCAGCCTTGGTTTCCCGCTCGTCAAGCACGCCGGCGACCAGTACCAGAAATTCCAGTTCCAGATTGGGACGGCATTCTAG